One window of Anaerolineales bacterium genomic DNA carries:
- a CDS encoding serine/threonine protein kinase, producing MTEGALLNDRYQLQETLGSGGMANVYLGRDVVLDRPVAIKVLRKEYSGNENFQKQFLLEARSAANLSHPNIVTVHDFGIADNLIYIVMEHVPGKDLKALVRERGRYPFEQGIPLIIQACAGVGYAHRAGLVHCDIKPHNMIVTKDNRLKVTDFGIARALATIKPGERNDVVWGSPLYFAPEQAAGETPTPASDVYSLGVVLYEILTGTPPFTAHSADELARLHISARPLPVSEYVPDIPPALEEIVMKILSKEPSARYRTADQLGRVLQKFGTAPAPLKAAKEPISAPPVITIKQDIADRLSPPSQPRLQPEPEPEYYQPPYPPQTIQPEPVPAYRAESSAEPIDWVAVGLGLLAVLAWGGLIPFGLIIYFSYFPPS from the coding sequence ATGACCGAAGGCGCATTACTCAACGACCGATACCAACTCCAGGAGACGCTCGGCTCGGGCGGCATGGCAAACGTGTATCTTGGCCGCGATGTCGTGCTGGACCGTCCCGTCGCCATCAAAGTCCTGCGCAAGGAATACTCGGGTAACGAGAACTTCCAGAAACAGTTCCTGCTCGAGGCGCGGTCCGCGGCGAACCTTTCGCATCCCAATATCGTCACCGTGCATGATTTCGGCATCGCGGACAACCTGATCTACATCGTCATGGAACACGTCCCCGGCAAGGACCTCAAGGCGCTTGTCCGCGAGCGCGGACGGTATCCGTTCGAACAGGGCATTCCGCTCATCATTCAAGCCTGCGCGGGCGTGGGGTATGCTCATCGCGCCGGGCTGGTGCATTGCGACATCAAACCGCACAACATGATCGTCACGAAGGATAACCGGCTCAAGGTCACCGACTTCGGCATCGCGCGCGCCCTTGCCACCATCAAACCGGGCGAACGCAACGATGTCGTGTGGGGCTCTCCGCTTTATTTCGCGCCTGAACAGGCGGCGGGCGAAACACCCACTCCCGCTTCTGATGTGTATTCACTTGGCGTCGTGCTTTACGAAATACTCACCGGCACGCCGCCTTTCACTGCCCATTCCGCCGATGAACTTGCGCGCCTGCATATCTCTGCCCGGCCGCTTCCCGTAAGCGAATATGTCCCTGATATTCCGCCCGCGCTCGAAGAGATCGTGATGAAGATTCTCTCCAAAGAGCCTTCCGCCCGTTATCGCACCGCCGATCAACTTGGCCGCGTCCTGCAAAAATTCGGCACGGCTCCTGCGCCGCTCAAAGCCGCAAAAGAACCGATTTCTGCTCCGCCGGTCATCACCATCAAGCAGGATATTGCGGATCGACTCTCCCCTCCGAGTCAACCGCGTCTGCAGCCGGAACCTGAACCGGAATATTATCAACCCCCATACCCGCCTCAGACGATTCAGCCGGAACCTGTTCCCGCCTATCGAGCCGAATCTTCCGCTGAACCCATCGACTGGGTGGCAGTCGGCCTTGGCTTGCTCGCTGTCCTGGCTTGGGGCGGATTGATCCCATTCGGGTTGATTATCTATTT
- the amrA gene encoding AmmeMemoRadiSam system protein A — MSTPLTDGERQTLLQIAREAIENAVKGRMPAPLDLRSFPQPLRENGASFVTLTIRGDLRGCIGALEAYQPLAEDVREHAISAAMDDPRFPPVSESELSGIHIEVSRLTAPQELEYSTGEDLMRKLRPHIDGVILKHGFHKATFLPQVWEKIPDPAEFLDQLCYKMGERSNLWRNTRLQVYTYQVEEFHELN; from the coding sequence ATGTCAACTCCGCTGACGGATGGGGAGAGGCAAACCCTGTTACAAATTGCCCGCGAGGCGATTGAAAATGCGGTCAAAGGGAGGATGCCCGCTCCGCTCGATTTGCGCTCTTTCCCCCAACCCTTGCGGGAAAATGGCGCATCCTTTGTAACACTCACCATCCGCGGCGACCTGCGGGGTTGCATCGGCGCGCTCGAAGCCTATCAGCCGCTGGCGGAGGATGTGCGCGAACATGCCATCTCGGCTGCGATGGATGATCCACGCTTTCCACCGGTAAGCGAATCCGAATTGAGTGGCATTCACATTGAGGTCTCGCGGCTGACCGCGCCGCAGGAATTGGAATACTCCACAGGCGAAGATTTGATGCGCAAATTACGTCCGCATATCGACGGCGTCATCCTCAAGCACGGCTTTCACAAGGCGACCTTTCTTCCGCAGGTTTGGGAAAAGATTCCCGACCCGGCGGAGTTTCTCGATCAACTCTGTTACAAGATGGGCGAGCGCTCGAACCTCTGGCGAAATACAAGATTGCAGGTATATACCTATCAGGTCGAAGAATTCCATGAATTGAATTAG
- a CDS encoding DUF971 domain-containing protein: protein MTEKPTGVTANKSKKEFTITWDSGHVSVYPFWLLRAACPCASCRGGHENMKSDPDEDVFTKVMEDNASTRLSNVVAVGSYALTIVWEDGHDYGIYNWHYLRKLCPCAECRK, encoded by the coding sequence ATGACCGAGAAACCCACCGGAGTTACAGCAAATAAAAGCAAGAAGGAATTCACGATCACATGGGACAGCGGACATGTCAGTGTTTATCCGTTTTGGCTGTTGCGCGCAGCATGTCCATGCGCATCATGCCGCGGCGGACACGAGAACATGAAATCCGATCCGGATGAGGATGTGTTTACGAAAGTGATGGAGGATAACGCATCCACCCGGTTATCGAATGTGGTCGCAGTCGGCTCGTACGCGTTGACCATCGTCTGGGAGGACGGGCATGATTACGGCATCTATAACTGGCACTACTTGCGGAAATTATGTCCGTGCGCGGAGTGCAGGAAGTAG
- a CDS encoding SH3 domain-containing protein codes for MDLRPYLNRPVIFGALIVAGIMILITLILIGWTTPRFSPEVGFAPADLTMIPAPTHTPAASATPTIDPLASPTVDPTTIHIDGYVQIIEVGTDGLRIRSAPGLNTETVFLGEEAEVFLVKDGPQDADGYIWWYLVAPYDDKRAGWAAADFLAVVPAP; via the coding sequence ATGGATTTACGCCCTTATTTGAATCGCCCGGTCATCTTTGGCGCATTGATCGTCGCCGGGATCATGATCCTGATCACACTCATTCTCATCGGTTGGACAACTCCCCGCTTCTCTCCCGAAGTCGGGTTTGCCCCGGCCGACCTGACCATGATCCCCGCCCCGACCCACACCCCCGCCGCATCTGCGACTCCCACCATCGACCCGCTCGCCTCGCCCACCGTGGACCCAACCACGATCCACATCGACGGGTATGTTCAGATCATCGAAGTGGGCACAGACGGCCTGCGCATCCGCTCGGCGCCGGGCTTGAATACTGAAACCGTTTTCCTCGGTGAAGAAGCGGAAGTATTTCTCGTCAAAGACGGACCCCAGGATGCAGACGGATATATATGGTGGTATCTTGTCGCGCCGTATGACGATAAACGCGCAGGCTGGGCCGCCGCGGATTTTCTGGCGGTCGTGCCTGCGCCGTAA
- a CDS encoding diacylglycerol kinase family lipid kinase, with amino-acid sequence MRKGLLLYNPAAGRFPVRRFVRGIIKPLSEAGWSIDIAETISGTHAVQTAHQAAREKYDAVFAIGGDGTVGQVASGLAHTETALGVLPAGTTNVWAIEQGQKPFSWWHPGNLRENARLLADVEPQYVDVGDCNDQPFLLWAGIGLDAQAISKIEPRPRIFKHMAFPHYFVTTVLEATFWHGLNLRVFAEGSLLEGHYLVAVATNIRHYAGGQAVISPNALLDDGEMDLWLLSGNSLADTFRHYFDLVAGRHLTSDEARRIPFQNVRIESDANFSIHVDGDPMLGGHKAEIRVKHRALKVLIPENALYLLKNPKR; translated from the coding sequence ATGCGCAAGGGACTTTTGCTTTACAACCCAGCCGCTGGGAGATTTCCCGTCCGGCGTTTTGTGCGTGGAATCATCAAACCACTGAGCGAGGCAGGCTGGAGCATCGACATCGCCGAGACGATAAGCGGCACACACGCCGTCCAGACGGCACACCAAGCCGCAAGGGAAAAATACGACGCAGTCTTCGCCATCGGCGGCGACGGGACGGTGGGACAGGTCGCGAGCGGATTGGCTCACACAGAAACCGCATTGGGCGTGCTGCCCGCCGGAACGACCAACGTCTGGGCAATCGAACAGGGACAAAAACCGTTCAGTTGGTGGCATCCCGGCAACCTGCGCGAAAACGCAAGGCTGCTGGCGGATGTCGAGCCGCAATATGTGGATGTCGGCGATTGCAACGACCAGCCGTTCTTGTTGTGGGCGGGCATCGGGCTCGACGCGCAAGCCATCAGCAAGATCGAGCCGCGCCCGCGCATCTTCAAACACATGGCGTTCCCGCATTACTTCGTCACAACAGTATTGGAAGCCACGTTCTGGCACGGGCTGAATCTAAGAGTCTTTGCAGAAGGCAGCCTTTTGGAGGGACATTATCTGGTTGCAGTCGCCACGAACATCCGTCACTACGCAGGCGGGCAGGCGGTCATTTCGCCGAACGCACTGCTCGATGACGGCGAGATGGATCTCTGGCTTCTAAGCGGCAACAGTCTTGCCGATACCTTTCGTCATTATTTCGATCTTGTCGCCGGGCGTCATCTCACCTCCGACGAAGCGCGCCGCATCCCGTTTCAAAACGTGCGCATCGAATCGGATGCGAACTTTTCCATTCACGTCGATGGCGACCCGATGCTCGGCGGCCATAAGGCAGAGATTCGAGTCAAACACCGCGCGCTCAAAGTGTTGATTCCCGAAAACGCTTTATACTTGTTGAAAAACCCGAAAAGATAA
- a CDS encoding flavin reductase produces the protein MTLDPEALRSAMRAWSAGVTVVAAAYENEKHGMTVNSFTSISLDPALITIALQRNTRTHDLVMKSRVFGLTILSAEQKRISDLFAGRLPESEDRFSHVKTETLVTGSPLIVGGLSWMDCRIVHTHDAGMNTLFIAEVLAARGTGSGEPLIYHNREYWTLANLK, from the coding sequence ATGACTCTCGACCCTGAAGCCCTGCGGTCCGCCATGCGCGCGTGGTCGGCAGGCGTGACCGTGGTCGCCGCCGCATACGAAAACGAAAAGCACGGCATGACCGTAAATTCATTCACATCCATTTCGCTCGACCCTGCGCTGATCACGATTGCGCTGCAACGGAACACACGCACGCATGACCTTGTGATGAAATCCCGCGTTTTCGGGTTGACCATCCTTTCTGCGGAGCAGAAACGGATTTCCGACCTGTTTGCCGGCCGCCTGCCGGAATCGGAAGACCGTTTTTCGCATGTGAAGACGGAGACCCTTGTGACAGGTTCACCCCTGATCGTGGGCGGACTTTCCTGGATGGATTGCCGCATCGTCCACACCCATGATGCGGGGATGAACACCCTTTTTATCGCGGAAGTCCTCGCGGCGCGCGGCACGGGAAGCGGCGAGCCATTGATCTATCACAACCGCGAATATTGGACCCTGGCAAATCTGAAATAG
- a CDS encoding SUMF1/EgtB/PvdO family nonheme iron enzyme: protein MIKKILPFIILFISACQPASTPTPEATLPPSSTPLPPTETAIPSPTGTSLPTITPTPDTIRISPKDGMTQIQIPSGTFFMGGMDVYRENDEQPAREVFIDSFWMDQVEVTNGMFELCVRAGVCRLPKEFRSDNREDYFGNPEFRDYPVVNIAWYDANAYCQWAGRRLPTEAEWERAARGDDKRNFPWGDELPNEYNSNSLNIVGDTMRVGSYAEGASPYGILDMAGNVWEWVADYYKPNYYAVSTLDNPQGPTREEARSDLRVIRGGSFQEDGIFLRLANRSFLEGPDPSVLPDDIAYYGKSSNRIGFRCAEDDR from the coding sequence ATGATAAAGAAAATACTACCGTTCATCATTCTCTTCATTTCGGCATGCCAGCCCGCATCGACTCCGACGCCCGAAGCAACCCTGCCCCCTTCCTCCACACCCCTTCCGCCAACAGAAACGGCGATTCCTTCTCCAACGGGGACATCTCTACCCACCATTACACCCACGCCGGATACGATTCGCATCTCGCCAAAAGACGGCATGACGCAGATTCAAATTCCCAGCGGGACGTTCTTCATGGGCGGCATGGACGTATACCGCGAAAACGACGAGCAACCCGCGCGCGAAGTCTTCATCGATTCGTTTTGGATGGACCAGGTGGAAGTGACGAACGGCATGTTCGAACTCTGCGTACGCGCGGGAGTATGCCGCCTCCCAAAGGAATTCCGTTCAGATAACCGCGAGGATTATTTCGGCAACCCGGAATTCCGCGATTATCCCGTGGTCAATATCGCCTGGTACGATGCGAATGCCTACTGTCAATGGGCGGGGCGACGCCTGCCTACCGAAGCGGAATGGGAACGGGCTGCGCGCGGAGACGATAAACGCAACTTTCCCTGGGGCGACGAGCTTCCCAATGAATACAACTCCAACTCGTTGAACATCGTGGGCGATACGATGCGCGTCGGTTCGTATGCCGAGGGAGCGAGTCCGTACGGGATATTGGATATGGCGGGGAACGTTTGGGAGTGGGTGGCGGACTATTACAAGCCAAACTACTATGCAGTTTCCACGCTCGACAACCCGCAGGGACCCACAAGGGAGGAGGCGCGCAGTGACCTGCGTGTGATCCGCGGCGGGTCATTTCAGGAGGACGGCATTTTTCTGAGGCTGGCGAATCGCAGTTTTCTCGAGGGTCCAGACCCATCTGTGCTTCCGGACGATATTGCTTATTACGGCAAGAGTTCGAATCGAATCGGGTTTCGCTGCGCGGAGGATGACAGATAA
- a CDS encoding ABC transporter ATP-binding protein, with protein MPVTHLTSRFIAPECDGDILAVNDLYFSYPDGHAALNGVSLKLCESDKVALVGPNGAGKSTLMLHLNGILTGRGDVEIVGKRLTRDNLPLIRSMVGLVFQNPDDQLFSPTVFEDVAFGPLHMGLPEVEVRSRVDAALEAVRMNSYRDRLSHHLSVGEKKRIAIATVLSMQPRLLVLDEPSAGLDPRARRTLINLLRELPITMLVSTHDMKMVQELFPRTVVMDEGRVVADGATADILDNEGLLTAHGLEKP; from the coding sequence ATGCCGGTTACACATCTTACGAGTCGTTTTATTGCGCCTGAATGCGACGGTGACATCCTTGCCGTAAACGATCTTTATTTTTCGTACCCCGATGGGCATGCCGCCTTGAACGGGGTTTCATTGAAACTTTGCGAAAGCGATAAGGTCGCGCTGGTGGGGCCAAACGGCGCCGGCAAATCGACATTGATGCTGCATTTGAACGGGATCCTGACAGGGCGCGGCGATGTGGAGATCGTCGGCAAACGCCTCACCCGGGACAATCTGCCGTTGATCCGCTCCATGGTTGGACTCGTTTTTCAAAATCCGGACGACCAGCTTTTCTCACCGACCGTCTTCGAGGATGTGGCGTTTGGTCCGCTGCACATGGGCTTGCCTGAGGTGGAGGTCCGCTCTCGGGTGGATGCGGCGCTCGAAGCTGTGCGAATGAATTCGTACCGGGATCGTTTATCCCATCATTTGAGCGTGGGTGAGAAGAAACGCATTGCGATTGCGACCGTGCTTTCGATGCAGCCGAGATTGCTGGTCTTGGACGAACCTTCGGCGGGCCTCGACCCACGTGCTCGGCGGACTTTGATCAATCTCCTGCGTGAACTGCCGATTACCATGCTCGTCTCAACCCACGATATGAAAATGGTGCAGGAACTCTTTCCTCGCACGGTAGTGATGGATGAGGGGCGGGTGGTCGCGGACGGCGCAACAGCGGATATCTTGGATAACGAAGGATTGCTTACGGCGCACGGGCTGGAGAAGCCGTGA
- a CDS encoding C39 family peptidase: MSQKVRNMVIGGAGLLLLVVLIYQIPAVKSRLDWRLDVLQVYVKNVIDPIGPVPTALPVTPQPVTPTIAITNTVAVQTLPAVTPTSTFPPLPTQASIKSPEYEKQTANNCGPATLSMALQLYGWEGNQTDISNLIKPISGDRNVNPEELRYYVRTQAGWLNLEYRVGGSIEILKRLLSANYPVIVESVTSLDPGDALGPTDDLWAAHYLLITAYDDSAQEFTVQDSYHGPDLTITYSQLEKEWKPFNNIYLLIYFPQFEEEVKTLLGSDWDPNLNRQRVLSYTESLISDPNADAFDWFNYGSNLTYFERYDEAGRAYDKARELGLPLRMFRYQFGPFLAYFHSGRNDDLLALTNYARGVTEMSEEAWLWYGFGLYRAGDYDGALKAWQKADSINPNFFEDQANKAMQLVQ, translated from the coding sequence ATGTCCCAAAAAGTCAGAAACATGGTTATCGGGGGCGCAGGCCTGCTCCTGCTGGTTGTATTGATCTATCAAATCCCCGCCGTCAAGTCGCGCCTCGACTGGCGGTTGGACGTTCTTCAAGTTTACGTAAAGAACGTGATCGATCCCATTGGTCCCGTGCCAACGGCCCTGCCCGTTACGCCACAGCCTGTCACGCCGACTATCGCAATTACAAACACCGTCGCTGTGCAAACCCTGCCAGCGGTCACCCCAACTTCCACCTTCCCCCCGCTGCCGACGCAGGCATCAATCAAATCGCCGGAATACGAAAAACAAACGGCGAATAATTGCGGTCCCGCCACGCTTTCGATGGCGCTGCAATTATATGGCTGGGAGGGGAATCAAACCGACATCTCGAATCTCATCAAACCTATTAGTGGCGACCGCAACGTAAACCCGGAGGAACTTCGCTACTACGTCCGCACGCAGGCCGGGTGGCTCAACCTTGAATATCGCGTGGGCGGAAGCATCGAAATTCTCAAGCGCCTGCTGTCGGCGAATTACCCGGTCATTGTCGAATCGGTCACCTCGCTCGATCCCGGCGATGCGCTCGGTCCAACCGACGATCTTTGGGCGGCGCATTACCTGCTTATCACCGCATACGACGACTCGGCTCAGGAATTCACCGTGCAGGATTCCTATCACGGACCAGATCTCACGATCACCTATTCCCAACTCGAGAAGGAATGGAAACCGTTCAATAACATCTATCTTTTGATCTATTTCCCACAATTCGAGGAGGAAGTAAAAACCCTTCTCGGCTCAGACTGGGACCCGAACTTGAATCGGCAACGAGTCCTTTCATACACCGAATCCCTGATCTCCGACCCCAACGCCGACGCCTTCGACTGGTTCAACTATGGGAGCAACCTTACCTATTTCGAACGCTATGACGAAGCCGGGCGCGCGTACGATAAAGCTCGCGAGTTGGGATTGCCCTTAAGGATGTTCCGTTATCAATTCGGTCCATTCCTTGCCTACTTCCATTCGGGCCGTAACGACGACCTGCTCGCGCTTACGAATTACGCCCGCGGTGTGACGGAAATGTCTGAAGAAGCATGGTTGTGGTATGGTTTCGGTCTATACCGCGCGGGCGATTACGACGGGGCGCTTAAAGCCTGGCAGAAAGCGGATTCGATCAACCCGAACTTCTTCGAAGATCAGGCAAACAAGGCAATGCAACTGGTGCAATAA
- a CDS encoding methionine adenosyltransferase has translation MSNTFMTSPKLMFTSESVTEGHPDKICDQVSDAVLDACLEQDPRSRVACETAVKTGYVMLLGEITTNAQFNYDELVRKTVNEIGYDSSEKGFDGTSCGVLVAIAKQSGDIAMGVDKALEAKSGEMTEAEVEAIGAGDQGMMFGYACNETPTLMPMPIYLAHKLTRKQSELRKSGAIKWLRPDAKSQVTIEYSKGKPVRVDTVLISTQHAPDVSQNEITESITEELIMKTLPKEFVDKNLKVYVNPTGRFVVGGPMGDAGVTGRKIIVDTYGGMGRHGGGAFSGKDPTKVDRSAAYAARYVAKNVVAAGLADRVEVQVAYAIGVARPLSVNVETFGTAKIADEKIAKLIDEHFDLRPGAIIRDLGLRKPIYRKTAAYGHFGRDDIEFPWERTDKADALKKAAGV, from the coding sequence ATGAGCAATACTTTTATGACCTCCCCCAAGCTGATGTTCACATCGGAATCAGTGACGGAAGGACATCCCGACAAGATCTGCGACCAGGTCTCGGATGCCGTGCTGGATGCCTGCCTCGAACAGGACCCGCGTTCGCGCGTGGCCTGCGAAACCGCCGTCAAGACCGGTTACGTGATGCTGCTCGGCGAGATCACCACCAACGCCCAGTTCAATTACGATGAATTGGTACGCAAGACCGTCAATGAGATCGGCTACGACTCGAGCGAAAAAGGTTTCGACGGCACGTCATGCGGCGTGTTGGTCGCCATCGCAAAACAGTCCGGCGATATCGCCATGGGCGTTGACAAGGCGCTCGAAGCCAAATCCGGCGAAATGACCGAAGCTGAGGTGGAGGCGATCGGCGCGGGCGACCAGGGCATGATGTTCGGTTATGCCTGCAACGAAACCCCGACCCTGATGCCGATGCCGATCTATCTGGCTCACAAACTTACCCGCAAGCAGAGCGAACTTCGCAAAAGCGGCGCGATCAAGTGGCTGAGGCCCGATGCCAAGAGCCAGGTGACCATCGAATACTCCAAGGGCAAACCCGTTCGTGTGGATACGGTTTTGATCTCCACCCAGCACGCGCCGGATGTCTCGCAGAACGAGATCACCGAATCTATCACTGAAGAACTCATCATGAAGACCCTGCCCAAGGAATTTGTAGACAAGAATCTGAAGGTGTACGTAAACCCGACGGGACGTTTCGTGGTCGGCGGTCCGATGGGCGATGCCGGTGTGACCGGGCGCAAGATCATCGTCGACACTTACGGCGGCATGGGCCGTCACGGCGGCGGGGCATTTTCAGGCAAAGACCCCACGAAAGTGGACCGCTCCGCGGCGTATGCGGCTCGTTACGTGGCGAAGAACGTCGTTGCGGCTGGTTTGGCTGACCGCGTGGAAGTTCAGGTCGCCTACGCCATCGGCGTTGCCCGCCCACTCTCCGTCAACGTGGAGACCTTCGGCACAGCCAAAATCGCAGACGAAAAGATCGCCAAACTGATCGACGAGCACTTCGATCTGCGACCCGGCGCGATCATCCGCGACTTGGGGTTGCGCAAGCCGATCTACCGCAAGACGGCGGCGTATGGTCACTTCGGCCGCGACGACATTGAATTCCCCTGGGAGCGCACGGACAAGGCGGATGCTTTGAAGAAAGCGGCCGGGGTGTAG
- a CDS encoding tetratricopeptide repeat protein, whose translation MTGELREQNNETIFQDAIAALRRGDKPRAKELLTRLLKTNQNNATYWIWLSAAVETQKERIYCLQTALKLDPENSTAKRGLILLGALAPDETITPFPMNHPRAWEEKLLLAHERPKERGLRVVLRNPILRLASLAVIGIGMCIGIYFGVLLPRFGPADRPPTNTPGPSPTFTATPTFFGATAEPTRVFSGPTPIEYFLDATYTPTALYVVTRRSSGTSEQYRIAFDHYKKGEWDAFIENMLLLQRMEPDAPDIPYYIGEAYRFKRETSVAARYYNEAIDMEADFAPAYLGLARVRLMANPDFNAAKLFEQAIDLDPNMGEAYLERARWLIGRGDIEDAFEDLELAERILPGSPEVYLAYARAYEEQGDDEKALEYAQKAYAADILNLSTYKMLGDLYLAREDYVNAADALRFYTAYQPEDATGHGKLGMAYYFLGEYENAVLAVSNGTQANERGMKPYLVYRGLSLVALGRGAEAVDDLNVAVDEEPRSFPARLGYAQALYADNKFGSAFLQIEAARSLVETDEEKALELYWRAKIQEQRNDIRDAIKSWNDLLKLDEDVMSADMREEAEARLKELVPPSDTPEPSRTPRGGASSSTPTPATATQKPGATPTPSRTPTRTPSPSVTPTP comes from the coding sequence ATGACCGGCGAACTCAGAGAGCAGAACAACGAAACGATTTTTCAGGATGCAATTGCCGCCCTGCGCCGCGGGGACAAGCCGCGCGCCAAGGAATTGCTGACCCGTCTGCTCAAGACCAACCAAAACAACGCCACCTATTGGATCTGGCTCAGCGCAGCGGTCGAGACTCAAAAAGAGCGGATCTATTGCCTGCAAACCGCGCTCAAACTCGACCCGGAAAATTCCACGGCAAAACGGGGATTGATCCTGCTCGGCGCGCTTGCGCCTGACGAAACCATCACGCCATTCCCAATGAACCATCCGCGCGCGTGGGAGGAGAAATTGCTCCTTGCGCACGAAAGACCGAAGGAACGCGGATTGCGCGTTGTGTTGAGAAATCCGATTCTTCGGCTGGCAAGCCTCGCGGTGATCGGCATTGGTATGTGCATTGGAATTTATTTTGGGGTCCTCCTGCCTCGTTTCGGTCCTGCCGATCGTCCGCCCACGAACACGCCCGGTCCCTCTCCCACGTTTACGGCAACCCCCACATTCTTCGGAGCGACGGCTGAACCCACCAGGGTATTCAGCGGGCCAACGCCCATCGAATACTTTTTAGACGCCACCTACACCCCGACTGCGCTCTACGTTGTGACCAGGCGCTCCTCGGGTACATCGGAACAATACCGAATTGCCTTCGACCATTACAAGAAAGGCGAATGGGATGCCTTCATCGAGAATATGCTTTTGCTTCAGCGCATGGAACCGGACGCGCCGGATATTCCCTATTACATTGGCGAAGCCTATCGCTTCAAACGGGAGACGTCCGTCGCAGCCAGATACTATAACGAAGCCATCGATATGGAAGCGGATTTCGCCCCGGCGTATCTCGGCCTTGCGCGGGTGCGCCTGATGGCGAACCCCGATTTCAACGCGGCGAAATTGTTCGAGCAAGCAATCGATCTCGACCCGAATATGGGCGAGGCTTACCTGGAACGGGCGCGCTGGCTGATCGGGCGCGGCGATATCGAAGACGCATTCGAAGACCTGGAACTCGCTGAAAGAATCCTGCCCGGTTCGCCCGAAGTCTATCTGGCTTATGCGCGCGCCTACGAAGAACAGGGTGACGATGAGAAAGCCCTGGAATATGCCCAGAAAGCATATGCCGCCGATATTCTCAATCTATCCACTTATAAAATGCTTGGCGATCTTTATCTTGCTCGCGAAGATTATGTAAACGCCGCCGATGCCCTGCGCTTCTATACCGCCTATCAGCCGGAAGACGCCACCGGGCACGGCAAACTTGGAATGGCATATTACTTCCTTGGCGAGTATGAGAACGCCGTGCTCGCCGTCAGCAATGGTACACAGGCCAACGAAAGGGGAATGAAACCCTACCTCGTTTATCGCGGATTGTCGCTTGTCGCTCTCGGCCGCGGCGCAGAAGCTGTGGACGACCTTAATGTCGCCGTCGATGAAGAGCCCCGGTCCTTCCCTGCGCGGCTGGGTTACGCCCAGGCTCTTTACGCGGACAATAAATTTGGCAGCGCCTTCCTGCAAATCGAAGCGGCGCGTTCGCTGGTGGAAACAGACGAGGAAAAAGCGCTCGAGTTGTATTGGCGCGCAAAAATTCAGGAACAGCGCAATGACATTCGGGACGCGATCAAATCCTGGAACGACCTGCTCAAATTGGATGAAGATGTGATGTCTGCTGATATGCGCGAGGAAGCCGAAGCGCGGTTGAAGGAACTCGTCCCGCCGTCGGATACTCCCGAGCCGAGCCGGACACCCCGCGGGGGCGCCTCATCGTCCACGCCGACACCTGCCACGGCAACTCAGAAGCCTGGAGCCACGCCGACACCTTCCCGCACACCGACAAGGACGCCATCCCCCAGTGTGACTCCGACGCCATAA